The Spirochaetota bacterium nucleotide sequence AGAAGAAGAAGAAGAAGAAGAAGAAGAAGAAGAAGAAGAAGAAGAAGAAGAAGAGGTAATCGATCGCTGATCACTATGTCTATCTCCCCGATCGAACGTCCCCCTCCTCTTACCCAATGCCCTGTGGTTTTCCTAATTCCTTATGCAATGATCTGTGAAAGCAATCTTCTTTCCCGGAACGTTCGTGCGCTTTTTTTCGCCGCGTCAACGAGCGTATGCGGCAGTTCCCATGCGGATATCTCTTTCGCCGCGATAAGCCGAATGACGGTCGCAAGGTCCTCGACCTGCGCCGTACCGGAACTTGAGGAGACCTGCATGGGAAGCGGAAGCGCGGTGATGCGCTCCGAGAGGAATACCGACAACCGCGCCGCAACATCCTTCCGGCATGCGGACACATCCCTGCCGATGCGAAGGAGCGCTGTCACACCGTAGGAAACATCCTGCGCGGCGGGGTGTGTCTCCATCACATCGAAGATGAGCGGTATGCTCTCCGCATCGTTCATCCTGCCGAGGAGATAGACCGCCGCGTACGCGCATTTCTGCGGGTTGCGCGATGTATAAAGCGTTTCGTCGTAGGACGATACGGTCTCGCGAAGCACGGGGAGCGATGCCTTGTCGCCGAGAAGCGCGAGCGCGAACGCACTGCTTCTCCGGAGCATTTTGTCGCTTCCGGCAAGGTTCGATACAAGCATCTTCTTCATCGCACTGCCGGCACGATACGCCGCCCATATCGCAAGCCCTGGCGCGCCTGAAGCAAGCGCGCTCCGTATCGCCTCTTCTCCCTGCGGAAGCTTTATCATCGGCGTATCCGCATCGAGCATGTTCGCGCAGCCGGTCTTTGTGAGCATGGATAATAGTTCAGCATGCGGAACTTTTTTGAGCGGCACACGAAGCTTTACCGAAAGAGCGGCGAGCGAGCCTGACACCTCGCCGAGCTTGTGCATATCGCGGCGCATACGGACAGACTGCGCCATATCATGATCGAAGGCCATGCAGCGTCCGGTCGCGAGTATGCCGTCAACCCCCTTCGGGATGAACGCCCCGGCGGGTATCGGCACATGAAAATTCTCGCCCCAGAGCCCGCAGACGGTCACCCAATCCTTCGAATCATCGCTCTCAAGCGCCCAGTCCTTCGTATGATTATCGTGGAACGAAAGCGCATGAAAGAGCGGCTTGTCGGTAACGTTGCCGCGGATGAGATCATGGAATCGCAGCGTCTCTTCGCCGACGATGAAACGCCCTTCGCGTACACCGAGCATAGCCGCCACCGCGATGAGCTTCTTCTCTTCGGTGAATTTCTCCGCCAGATGGAGCGCTCCGGCATGTATGGCACCGTATGATAGATCCACGGGGTCCGACGGGAACACATACCCCGCGTCGAAATTCGCGAGCGTAAAATGGACCGAATCGGGTTTGCGTTCGGAGAACACGCGGACGCTCGAATACGGCTGCGGCTCGCCGTCCGAATCTCGGCCGATAGTGGTCTCGCATCCTGCAATGGCCGCCACTTCCGCTTCAGCGGTAGCATCGATGAGCACCTGAGAGCCCGCCGACCGCACGGCTCCGTCCTTCACATACCGAACGCCGCGCACGTGTTTGCCCTCGCGGTATACGCCGATGACGGTCGCATCGAAGATCACGGCAACACCCGCAGCGGACAGGAATTCCTCGACGACTATCCTGAAGAGTTCCGTCTTATATATCTTATCCGTTGCACGGCGCTCTATCTCCGCATCGATCTCTTCATAAATACCGCCGCGGCTTCCTGCGCAGTAGCCCATCATGCCGCCGGACGATCCCTGTCCGTACACCGACGAAAGACGCTCGATGCCGAGCACACGGAGTCCCGCACGTGCGGCCGCTATCGCCGCATACACACCGGCGCTGCCGAGACCGGCGACGATGACATCGTAGGATGCTTCGAATGACGCCGCTGCTTTTTCGCTCACCGCTTTCCCGGCTGAGAGATATGAAAGTTCCATCCCGTGCTCCTTACTTCGCGTTCTCGCCCGCTTCAATAGCGAGCGTGATATTCCGATATGCCGCCGACGGGAGATGCAGCCATGACGGCGCTATCTCCGTACGTTTGTCAGTGACCGTATACGCAAAAGCCCCTGCGCTCGCGGCAAGCGACCACGGCCTCAGCGCCTCATCGCGCTCCTTCCAGAACTGTGCAAGTTTCCTCCTCGCATCGGCAAACCCGTCATTCGCGGCGAGCGGCAGCGAGAGTATGCGCTCGCTGTCGAAACGGCAGGGGAGAACAGTCGCTGTGCCGTGCTGCCCGATTATCTCTGAGAAGTCGCGGGCGGGGGCATCGAGGAGGACATTGAACGCCTTCGAAGCGAAAGTCATACCCGGTCTCGATATACGCGCCGTTGTCGTATCGATGATGGATGCCGCTGTAATTTTCGATATGCCGCCGGCATCGGAAATGGTCATCTCATACCCCGATGCTGTTGCAGCGATACCGAGTATCTCCGTCGAAAGGCGTATGCGCGATGCCAATGGTTTCATGCGCTCATAGAGCACCGGCGATATCGCCGGAAGATGTATCCTTCCATTAGAAAGGATATTGCGTGCGATAAGTTCATCGTACACGCTTTTCGCGAACGACGACGACGGCGCCGCATCCCAGCCGTCGCCCGGCACAAGGGCATTCACGAATTCCGCGCCGGGGATGATGCCGCGGTCGATAAGAAGCACTTGTGCATCGGCATTCTCGCGCGAAGCGATAAGACCTAAGCCGACACCGGTTGCGCCGATAACGAGGAGTTCACTATGTGCCATGATCACCTTCCGAAACGGGATGCTTAATAATAGCGCCGCAGCGCCGCTTTGCCTATGACACCATTGACAAAAAATGGGACTCCGGTGACCGGTATGTAACTCACCCCATCCCCCGGCCCCTCTCTCACCGAGATGTGAGAGGGGGGGAGACCTGAGGGGGTGAGTGTGTTGCTTCGAAAACACTCTGTTGTATGATCAAGAAGGAGAGTTTTCATACAGCGCTGCACATCACGCTTCGCTGCGGTGTCACCAATCATGTCACCCCCCCGAGACCGGAGAGGCGTTCGTATAATGCCGATGTCCCGGTATCGAGTATCTCCCGTATCACACGCGCGGCATCCTCACTTACATTGTTGACGGCGGACACATCGGTCAATTCGCGGAGCGATTCCTTGAGCGCGCCGACGGCATGCGCCGCATATACATAGGAAGGCCGCTTCCCCGCGCACTGAAGATAAAAATCGATATGTTCGAGCATGAGTATGACGCGGCTGTTGATCGATAACGGCGGCCACACCGATCGCGGCATCCGTATCGGCATACGGTATTTCTGTGCGGCTGTTAGGATACGCGTGTTAAGCGATGCATAGTAACCGCCGTACGCCTGCCCGTATGCATTGCCGCGATAGCTGGCATCGCCGTGATAGAGCGACCGATACTCCTCTTCAGTATGCGGATACATATCGTGTATCGTCTTGTCGAAGTATTCCCGCTGACGCCCGTCCTTCAATGTCAAACCGCCCGCCATAATGAAATCAACGCCGATGTCCTTTGCGCGAGAGAATACATCCTCTATCATCTCCTGCGAGTCGGTAATGGCGGGAAGCAGCGGCATGAGATATATCCCGACGGAAAGTCCCCGCTTCTTCACTTCTTCCAACATGGCAAGTCGCTTCGACGGGGGCGGTACGCCGGGTTCAAAATGAGCGCTGATGCCGTCATTGCCCGATGAGAAGCTTGCGCTCACCACGGCGCGCTTCTTCGCATTGATATCCGTTAGTATATCGATATCGCGCAATATCAGCGTCGACTTGGTGAGGACATGCACGGGAAGAGAACGCTTACAGAAGATCTGCAGTGCTTTGCGCGCAAGCTGATATTCCTCTTCCAATGGCTGATACGCATCCCCTACCCCGCCGCCGATGACAAAAAAGCCGTCCTCAATACCTCGCGCAGCCATCTTTGCGAGTTCACGTTCAAGAAGTTCTATCGCATTCGTCTTCACCCCGATATCGGATGCAAATTCACCGCTGACATTGTATTTCTCCGCGCGCCCGTCGCAGTACACACAGTCATGGGCGCAGCCGCGGTAGAAATTCATCCCCGCGCGGGAGAGGAACCAGGAGTCTATCTTTTTCTGGACGCGAAGGAGGGTTTTTGCCTGAATGGGGGTGACGGTCATGAGGGCATTATACAACAGGTGAGCAAAAAAAGGCGATTGTCCGGCATAAAACGATGAGCCGTCCGCCGTCAGCGATACTACTATTATGACATCATCGGATCAAGGAGCCTCTCATGAAAACGATATTCTCAGCACCGAAGGAATTGTCCATCGTACGCGAGGTCGACGTGCTCGTCGTCGGCGGCGGATACGCCGGTTTCGGCGCAGCGCTTGCCGCATCGAAGACGGGGGCGAAGACGCTCCTTATCGAGCAGATGTCCGGCCTCGGCGGACTCGTCACGCTCGGGTATGTCGCCCTTACGTTCAGCTACATCGAAGGGGTGGGCATCGACCTCTTCGAGGAATTGAAGAAGCACAATGCCGTCAAAGGCCGCTTCGTCGATCCGGAAAAGACCAAGGTCATTTTCGAGCAGATGCTCATCAAGAACAATGTCGAGATACTCTACAATACCTCGGCTATCGATGCGCTCACCGAAGGGAATACGATAACCGGCGTTGTCATCCATAACAAGGGCGGCCAGCAGGCGATACTCGCCAAGCGTGTCATCGACTGCTCCGGCGACGGTGACGTGGCCGCATATGCGGGCGCACCGTTCGAAGTAGGATGCGGCGCTCTCTCCAATTACAATCAGGCGACATCGCTCGTCATGCGCATCGGGAACGTTGATATGGAAGAATACCGCAAGGTCCCGAGCATGCACACCTACTGGCGCGAACGCATCGAGGAATCGGTGGCGAAGAAGGAATTCCCGTACATGATAGACAAGCGCGTGAACTGGGTCGTCGTGCTCCCGGGGCGTGATGACAAACATCAGGAACTCATGATATGCTACGCACACAGCCGTAACTGCCGCAATCTCGACGGCTTCGATCTCTCCCGGCAGCTCATCGAGCAGCGCGAACAGGCGCAATGGGTGATGGAGTTCTGCAAGAAACGCATACCGGGCTTCGCCAATGCATGGCTCATCGATACGGCGCCCATGCTCGGCGTACGCGACGGACGGCGCATCATCGGGGAATACAAGCTCACCGGCGAGGATGTCGTCAATGCGAAAAAGTTCGACGATGCGATAATGCGTGCCATGCATTCATTCGATGCGCATCATCCCACCGAGCCGGGCCACATCAAGCATGTCGTCGTGAAGAACCCCGACGGAACGGAAGAGAAGCGCTACGTTACACCGGGCACCTGGCGTGAAATACCATATCGTGCGCTCGTGCCGCTTAAGATAGAGAATCTTCTTGTCGCAGGACGCAACTTCTCATCGGACTTCATGGGACAGTCGGCGAACCGCCTCGTGCTTGAATGCCTCAACATGGGGCAGGCGGCCGGCGCTGCTGCTGCGCTTTCGGTAAAGGAGAACGTATCGCCGAGGGAACTCGATGTAAAAAAGCTCCGCGCACGGCTTGAGGAAATGGGCGTCAATCTCTCGCGCGATCCGCGCTACGGCGTACAGCGTGTCGAGACCAGCCAGAAAGTATCGGCGGACGATATCCTTGCCCCGGAACAGAACCCGAGCGGACAGGCCGATATCGTCATAAAAGATAATGCCCGCGGGAAGTACAAGATCGTCTCTGCGGAAGCGGAACTCGCCGAGATAGGCTACACGAATACCGGCGGTGATGTGGGTACGAACCTCGAGTAGGGATTTCTATCGATGATGGACGGCCTTTGCCGCTGCGGTGAAGGCCGTTCGTTATTTCCGGGGAGAATGTTCTTTGAGATATTCCGACGGTGAGCGTTCATACATCTTCTTGAACGCCTTTGAGAACGAGAACTGGTCGGGGAAATGGAGCGCGGCGGCAATTTCCCTGATGTTGCGTGTTCGTTCCAGGAGCATTTCCTTTGCACGCTCCATCTTCATCCGTTCGATATACCGCTTCGGCGTAACGCCCATGA carries:
- a CDS encoding radical SAM protein, with protein sequence MTVTPIQAKTLLRVQKKIDSWFLSRAGMNFYRGCAHDCVYCDGRAEKYNVSGEFASDIGVKTNAIELLERELAKMAARGIEDGFFVIGGGVGDAYQPLEEEYQLARKALQIFCKRSLPVHVLTKSTLILRDIDILTDINAKKRAVVSASFSSGNDGISAHFEPGVPPPSKRLAMLEEVKKRGLSVGIYLMPLLPAITDSQEMIEDVFSRAKDIGVDFIMAGGLTLKDGRQREYFDKTIHDMYPHTEEEYRSLYHGDASYRGNAYGQAYGGYYASLNTRILTAAQKYRMPIRMPRSVWPPLSINSRVILMLEHIDFYLQCAGKRPSYVYAAHAVGALKESLRELTDVSAVNNVSEDAARVIREILDTGTSALYERLSGLGGVT
- a CDS encoding FAD-dependent oxidoreductase, translated to MELSYLSAGKAVSEKAAASFEASYDVIVAGLGSAGVYAAIAAARAGLRVLGIERLSSVYGQGSSGGMMGYCAGSRGGIYEEIDAEIERRATDKIYKTELFRIVVEEFLSAAGVAVIFDATVIGVYREGKHVRGVRYVKDGAVRSAGSQVLIDATAEAEVAAIAGCETTIGRDSDGEPQPYSSVRVFSERKPDSVHFTLANFDAGYVFPSDPVDLSYGAIHAGALHLAEKFTEEKKLIAVAAMLGVREGRFIVGEETLRFHDLIRGNVTDKPLFHALSFHDNHTKDWALESDDSKDWVTVCGLWGENFHVPIPAGAFIPKGVDGILATGRCMAFDHDMAQSVRMRRDMHKLGEVSGSLAALSVKLRVPLKKVPHAELLSMLTKTGCANMLDADTPMIKLPQGEEAIRSALASGAPGLAIWAAYRAGSAMKKMLVSNLAGSDKMLRRSSAFALALLGDKASLPVLRETVSSYDETLYTSRNPQKCAYAAVYLLGRMNDAESIPLIFDVMETHPAAQDVSYGVTALLRIGRDVSACRKDVAARLSVFLSERITALPLPMQVSSSSGTAQVEDLATVIRLIAAKEISAWELPHTLVDAAKKSARTFRERRLLSQIIA
- a CDS encoding FAD-dependent oxidoreductase → MKTIFSAPKELSIVREVDVLVVGGGYAGFGAALAASKTGAKTLLIEQMSGLGGLVTLGYVALTFSYIEGVGIDLFEELKKHNAVKGRFVDPEKTKVIFEQMLIKNNVEILYNTSAIDALTEGNTITGVVIHNKGGQQAILAKRVIDCSGDGDVAAYAGAPFEVGCGALSNYNQATSLVMRIGNVDMEEYRKVPSMHTYWRERIEESVAKKEFPYMIDKRVNWVVVLPGRDDKHQELMICYAHSRNCRNLDGFDLSRQLIEQREQAQWVMEFCKKRIPGFANAWLIDTAPMLGVRDGRRIIGEYKLTGEDVVNAKKFDDAIMRAMHSFDAHHPTEPGHIKHVVVKNPDGTEEKRYVTPGTWREIPYRALVPLKIENLLVAGRNFSSDFMGQSANRLVLECLNMGQAAGAAAALSVKENVSPRELDVKKLRARLEEMGVNLSRDPRYGVQRVETSQKVSADDILAPEQNPSGQADIVIKDNARGKYKIVSAEAELAEIGYTNTGGDVGTNLE